Proteins from a single region of Oncorhynchus nerka isolate Pitt River linkage group LG18, Oner_Uvic_2.0, whole genome shotgun sequence:
- the erg28 gene encoding ergosterol biosynthetic protein 28 homolog, translated as MSRFLNVLRSWLVMVSVIAMGNTVQSFRDHSFLSEKLYTGTPEFVNGLQARTFGIWTLLSSIIRCTCAIDIQNKTLYHITLWTFVLALGHFLSEAFIYKTAPLTIGVMAPLIVASFSIVGMLIGFQCVPEHQEEVGARQKKRN; from the exons ATGAGTCGTTTTCTGAATGTTCTGCGGAGTTGGTTGGTCATGGTGTCTGTCATTGCCATGGGAAACACCGTCCAGAGTTTCAGAGATCACAGCTTCCTCTCTGAGAAACTCTACACGGGGACACCAGAGTTTG TAAATGGCCTCCAAGCAAGAACATTTGGAATCTGGACATTGTTGTCGTCAATTATCCGCTGCACGTGCGCCATAGACATTCAGAACAAAAC gctctatcacatcaccctgtGGACATTTGTACTGGCTCTGGGACACTTCCTGTCTGAAGCCTTCATCTACAAAACGGCACCTCTGACCATTGGCGTTATGGCACCTCTCATTGTGGCGA GTTTCTCTATCGTGGGAATGCTGATTGGGTTCCAGTGTGTTCCAGAGCATCAGGAAGAGGTGGGTGCACGGCAGAAGAAGCGGAACTGA